From one Basilea psittacipulmonis DSM 24701 genomic stretch:
- a CDS encoding TRAP transporter substrate-binding protein: protein MKRRSFLKTAGLGALAGGAAVVGAPAVASSNPSIKWRLASSWPRSLEILFNGAVDMAEYVRQATNGQFQIDVYPAGEIIPAFQVFDAVSNGTIQAGSSAGYYYYGKNPSYCFQTIVPFGMNARQTTSWLLLGGGQALLDELFGQANIVARPVGNTGAQMGGWYRKEIKTLDDLKGLKMRTAGFTGEVLSRLGVVPQQIPGGDIYPSLEKGTLDAVEYVGPYDDEKQGFYKVAKYYYYPGFWEGSAVYNAYFNKNEYEKLPNHYKQIIEDACAHANAKALATYDAKNPAALRRLIANGAILKRFPEEIMQTAFDVSVKLYEEYSAKDPMFKKIADSYFGFRDEIIPWFNVIENTYTAFLSNAIRNQKK from the coding sequence ATGAAACGTCGTTCGTTTTTGAAAACAGCAGGATTAGGGGCTTTAGCAGGGGGTGCTGCAGTGGTAGGGGCACCAGCGGTTGCTTCGAGTAATCCCAGTATTAAATGGCGTTTAGCATCAAGTTGGCCACGCAGTTTGGAAATTTTGTTCAATGGTGCGGTGGATATGGCAGAGTATGTTCGCCAAGCGACGAATGGCCAATTCCAAATCGATGTTTATCCAGCTGGAGAGATTATTCCTGCTTTCCAAGTATTTGATGCTGTCTCAAATGGAACGATTCAAGCGGGTTCAAGTGCAGGTTACTATTACTATGGCAAAAATCCATCGTATTGTTTCCAGACCATTGTGCCTTTTGGTATGAATGCACGTCAGACAACTTCTTGGTTATTGTTAGGTGGTGGTCAAGCCTTATTAGATGAATTATTTGGACAAGCGAATATCGTGGCTAGACCTGTTGGTAACACAGGTGCCCAAATGGGAGGTTGGTATCGCAAAGAGATTAAAACCTTAGATGATTTGAAAGGTTTAAAAATGCGTACCGCTGGTTTCACTGGAGAAGTTCTGTCAAGATTGGGGGTAGTGCCTCAACAAATTCCAGGTGGTGATATTTATCCGTCATTGGAAAAAGGAACGCTTGATGCGGTGGAATATGTAGGTCCTTATGACGATGAAAAACAAGGTTTCTACAAGGTTGCCAAATACTACTATTATCCAGGTTTCTGGGAGGGTTCGGCTGTTTATAACGCATACTTTAATAAGAATGAGTATGAGAAATTGCCTAATCACTATAAACAAATCATCGAAGATGCGTGTGCTCATGCAAACGCGAAAGCTTTAGCTACTTATGATGCGAAAAACCCAGCTGCATTAAGAAGATTGATTGCTAATGGTGCGATTTTGAAACGTTTCCCTGAAGAGATTATGCAAACTGCGTTTGATGTGTCAGTGAAACTGTATGAAGAATATTCAGCTAAAGATCCGATGTTCAAAAAAATTGCAGATAGTTATTTTGGATTCCGTGACGAGATTATTCCATGGTTCAATGTGATTGAAAATACCTATACTGCATTCTTATCTAATGCGATTCGTAATCAGAAAAAATAA
- a CDS encoding metallopeptidase TldD-related protein has product MYYKKELEEATDLLNFILEHSKKIGANETSALLSGGNGITVSVLNSELENIEHHQNRSISISLSLGKSVGNASTSDFSKEALINTIQAAYDIAKYTADDPFSGLPEKDLLATEFPDLALCRPWSKSIDETIEMVKLTESSGLASDKNLHSMGAEFHAMSSYFMLANSLGFMAGFPTSSVSLSASFMASRGDEKQSGSWYSSERYPENLSSPELVGKTAADKSMSLLGAKRIATGHYPVLFENRVAMSLWSSFLGAFTGSAQYRKTSFLLDSLHTQVLPEHIQIFEDPFIKGGFSSTAFDDEGVATQARQVIKNGVLQNYFLSSYSARKLGMQTTGHAGGSHNLFIRSDRSQNDFDGLVKKMNKGLIVTSLMGQGFNPVTGDYSRGASGFWVEHGEIQFPVQEITIAGNIKEMMMNIVAMGTDEVRVGSRSSGSILIENMMIAGV; this is encoded by the coding sequence ATGTATTACAAAAAAGAGTTGGAAGAAGCAACGGATTTATTGAATTTTATTTTGGAACATTCAAAAAAAATAGGCGCAAACGAAACTTCCGCTTTATTGAGTGGCGGTAATGGTATTACGGTAAGCGTTTTAAACAGTGAGCTTGAGAACATTGAACATCATCAAAATCGTTCTATCTCTATTTCACTGTCTTTGGGCAAAAGTGTGGGTAATGCTAGTACCAGTGACTTTAGTAAAGAAGCGTTGATCAATACGATTCAAGCAGCTTACGATATTGCTAAATACACAGCTGATGATCCGTTTTCTGGCTTGCCTGAAAAAGATTTATTGGCCACGGAATTTCCAGATTTAGCGTTATGTCGTCCTTGGTCAAAAAGTATTGATGAGACGATTGAGATGGTGAAATTAACAGAGTCTAGTGGCTTGGCATCAGATAAAAATCTGCATTCCATGGGCGCTGAATTTCATGCCATGTCTTCTTATTTTATGTTGGCAAATTCATTAGGATTTATGGCGGGATTCCCCACTTCATCTGTTAGTCTCAGTGCTTCATTTATGGCCAGTCGCGGTGATGAGAAGCAAAGTGGTTCTTGGTATAGTTCGGAACGTTATCCAGAAAATTTATCGTCCCCTGAACTTGTGGGCAAAACAGCTGCAGATAAGTCAATGAGCTTGTTGGGTGCCAAAAGAATCGCAACGGGTCACTATCCTGTGTTATTTGAAAATCGTGTGGCCATGAGTTTGTGGTCGAGTTTTCTCGGGGCGTTCACGGGTTCGGCTCAATATCGAAAAACCAGTTTTTTATTGGATTCTTTGCACACTCAAGTATTGCCTGAACACATTCAAATTTTTGAAGATCCTTTTATCAAAGGCGGTTTCTCTAGTACGGCATTTGATGATGAGGGAGTGGCCACTCAAGCAAGACAAGTGATTAAAAATGGCGTACTTCAAAATTATTTTTTGAGTTCATATTCGGCTCGAAAATTAGGCATGCAAACAACAGGACACGCGGGAGGCAGTCATAATCTGTTTATTCGTTCCGATCGATCTCAAAATGATTTTGATGGTTTAGTGAAAAAAATGAATAAAGGCTTAATCGTGACATCTTTGATGGGACAAGGCTTTAATCCTGTAACTGGCGATTATTCTAGAGGAGCATCTGGTTTTTGGGTGGAACATGGCGAGATTCAATTCCCTGTTCAAGAAATTACGATTGCTGGAAATATCAAAGAAATGATGATGAATATTGTCGCGATGGGAACGGATGAAGTGAGAGTCGGCAGTCGCAGTTCAGGGTCAATCCTAATAGAAAATATGATGATTGCAGGCGTATAG
- the yjgA gene encoding ribosome biogenesis factor YjgA, which yields MTEYTQVSTQEDERPSKSQIKRELHAILDLGKELVDLPEGKLKQLPLSEKTLENIFLAQKISAHGGKKRQIHYVGKLLRTEDIDSIQRLLETWKNGSKEETAHMHRLEMLRDRLIASDAELTTFLSNYPQADIQKLRATIRAARKEQTQENAPKKHYRALFQELKLIINE from the coding sequence ATGACAGAATATACTCAAGTATCTACACAAGAAGATGAACGCCCCAGCAAGTCCCAAATTAAGCGGGAGTTGCACGCTATTTTAGATCTTGGAAAAGAACTCGTCGATTTGCCTGAGGGAAAACTAAAGCAGTTACCTCTTTCAGAAAAAACGTTAGAAAATATTTTTCTTGCCCAAAAAATTTCAGCTCATGGTGGCAAAAAAAGACAGATTCATTATGTCGGAAAGTTGCTTCGCACCGAGGATATCGATAGCATCCAACGTTTATTAGAAACATGGAAAAACGGCAGTAAAGAAGAAACAGCTCACATGCACCGTTTGGAGATGCTTAGAGATCGACTGATCGCGAGCGATGCAGAACTAACCACGTTTTTAAGCAACTATCCACAAGCTGATATCCAAAAATTACGAGCCACGATTCGTGCCGCACGTAAAGAACAAACCCAAGAAAATGCTCCCAAGAAACACTACAGAGCTTTGTTTCAGGAGTTAAAACTAATTATTAATGAGTAA
- a CDS encoding alpha/beta hydrolase, whose protein sequence is MLDVIEKIQNPQKTVTHSIIWCHGLGADAHDFLPIVPDLKLSEQNNIRFIFPNAPVRPITIFGGQSTTAWYDILSPERINAQEDEAGLIASQKEIETLIEQEIQRGIPSEKIFLAGFSQGCAISLLTLTRTKYKLAGIIGLSGYLPLLNSTPKESVNLDTPIFMAHGTLDPVVNIELADISYQHLQSLGYTVSWHAYPMVHSVCLEEIEDIGNFINQYAK, encoded by the coding sequence ATGTTAGACGTGATTGAGAAAATTCAAAATCCCCAAAAAACGGTGACTCACAGTATTATTTGGTGTCATGGACTTGGGGCCGATGCACATGATTTTTTGCCTATTGTTCCAGATTTAAAATTATCAGAACAAAATAACATTCGTTTTATTTTTCCCAATGCCCCTGTGAGACCGATTACGATTTTTGGTGGTCAATCTACCACGGCTTGGTATGATATTTTATCGCCCGAACGAATCAATGCCCAAGAAGACGAAGCAGGCTTAATCGCTTCCCAAAAAGAAATTGAAACCCTGATTGAACAAGAAATCCAGCGAGGCATCCCCTCAGAAAAAATTTTCTTAGCAGGGTTTTCACAAGGGTGTGCCATCAGTTTACTAACACTCACCAGAACTAAATACAAACTTGCAGGCATTATCGGTTTATCTGGTTATTTGCCATTACTAAATAGCACGCCAAAAGAAAGCGTTAATCTTGATACGCCTATTTTTATGGCACATGGTACCTTAGATCCAGTTGTTAATATTGAACTAGCTGATATCAGCTATCAGCATTTACAGTCTCTAGGTTACACAGTTTCATGGCATGCCTATCCCATGGTTCATTCGGTTTGTTTAGAAGAAATTGAAGATATTGGTAACTTTATCAACCAATATGCAAAATAA